A part of Rhopalosiphum maidis isolate BTI-1 chromosome 3, ASM367621v3, whole genome shotgun sequence genomic DNA contains:
- the LOC113555736 gene encoding uncharacterized protein LOC113555736 — protein sequence MSANTAMVKFIAVAVVLFHISVISADAGHHRRGKELLDTDDSDFFRCKQASRKSCCGPDNAMKRFGDKDKVAADECYVQVAEKFAATAATTPKQDLFSSEAVKVIKKKQFCLHECIGKKNKLLTEDGSLNKTFIADYAMKSIFKEEWQKQIGQKALDKCLEETYIPWPAEETENKCNPVYVQFQHCMWFEYESNCPSNKIKLTKKCEKTRNRYRMQKSPSN from the exons ATGTCCGCTAACACTGCAATGGTCAAATTCATCGCGGTCGCCGTCGTTCTGTTTCACATATCCGTCATTTCCG CGGATGCGGGTCACCACAGACGGGGCAAAGAACTGTTGGATACTGACGACAGCGACTTCTTCCGGTGCAAACAAGCCAGCAGAAAG TCATGTTGTGGCCCGGATAACGCAATGAAACGTTTCGGTGATAAAGACAAAGTAGCAGCTGATGAGTGTTACGTACAAGTAGCTGAAAAGTTTGCAGCAACTGcag CTACTACGCCAAAACAAGACTTGTTTTCCAGTGAAGCTGTAAAGGTTATCAAGAAAAAGCAATTC TGCCTTCATGAATGTATTggaaagaaaaacaaattg ctcACCGAAGACGGTTCACTAAACAAAACTTTTATAGCTGATTACGCAATGAAGAGCATCTTCAAAGAAGAGTGGCAGAAACAAATAGGGCAAAAGGCCTTGGACAAATGCCTCGAGGAGACCTACA TTCCGTGGCCAGCAGAAGAAACAGAAAACAAATGTAACCCAGTATACGTACAATTCCAACACTGTATGTGGTTTGAGTACGAATCG aaCTGTCCCAGTAACAAAATTAAGCtca ccaaAAAATGCGAGAAGACACGAAACCGGTACAGGATGCAAAAATCGCCATCAAACTAA